One Edaphobacter flagellatus genomic region harbors:
- a CDS encoding S1C family serine protease, whose translation MKLRPVLLVLLLLSGFYYITTHSSSAGKLFPWLHSSQAASDGTSVDVKGPAASFQLTQASAAPAFDAEEQQNIGVYKKALPSVVNITSTEVAFDFFYGPVPQQGQGSGFVLTKDGLIMTNNHVIGNAQRLEVMLSDKHKYKARVLATDKNHDLALIKIDAPNLVPVTLSDSRNLMVGQRVYAIGNPFGLNGTMTRGIISAIRSIRSPNGAPIEDAIQTDAAVNPGNSGGPLLNSRGEVIGITTMIASNGADQSSGIGFAIPINTARAILDDYAKYGYIRRPTLDIVTLPIGPDIAEQIGLPADYGILIERVLPGGAADKAGLRGGTQRAYQGNTPVMLGGDLIIAMDGEDITSPQDLSAVMNSHRAGDVVTVTVFRGRKRMDIKVTLGDARDQQGRGQTT comes from the coding sequence ATGAAACTGCGCCCCGTTCTGCTCGTTCTGCTTCTGCTGTCTGGCTTTTACTACATCACGACGCACTCGTCGTCGGCCGGAAAGCTCTTTCCCTGGCTGCATTCTTCTCAGGCTGCGAGCGATGGCACGAGCGTTGACGTCAAAGGCCCGGCAGCAAGCTTTCAGTTGACACAGGCCTCGGCCGCGCCTGCCTTCGACGCCGAAGAGCAGCAGAACATCGGCGTGTACAAGAAGGCCCTGCCTTCGGTCGTCAACATCACCTCGACCGAGGTCGCCTTCGATTTCTTCTACGGGCCAGTGCCGCAGCAGGGCCAGGGGTCAGGCTTTGTGCTGACCAAGGATGGCCTGATCATGACGAACAACCACGTGATCGGCAACGCGCAGCGGCTCGAAGTCATGCTGTCGGACAAGCACAAGTACAAGGCCCGCGTGCTGGCAACGGACAAGAACCACGACCTGGCGCTGATCAAGATCGACGCGCCGAATCTGGTACCGGTGACACTGTCGGACTCGCGCAACCTGATGGTGGGCCAGCGCGTGTACGCTATCGGCAATCCATTTGGCCTGAACGGCACGATGACACGCGGCATCATCTCGGCGATCCGCTCGATCCGCAGCCCGAACGGTGCGCCTATCGAGGATGCGATCCAGACGGACGCGGCGGTCAACCCGGGCAACTCCGGCGGTCCGCTACTGAACTCGCGTGGCGAGGTGATCGGCATTACGACGATGATCGCCTCAAATGGAGCAGACCAGAGCTCGGGCATCGGCTTCGCCATCCCGATCAACACGGCACGCGCGATTCTGGACGACTACGCGAAGTACGGCTACATACGGCGTCCGACGCTCGATATCGTGACGCTGCCGATTGGGCCCGACATCGCTGAGCAGATTGGACTGCCCGCCGACTACGGCATTCTGATTGAGCGTGTGCTGCCGGGTGGCGCTGCCGACAAGGCTGGCCTGCGCGGCGGGACACAGCGTGCCTATCAGGGCAATACGCCGGTGATGCTGGGAGGCGACCTGATTATCGCCATGGACGGCGAGGACATTACCAGCCCGCAGGACCTGTCCGCCGTGATGAACTCGCATCGCGCGGGCGACGTGGTGACGGTCACCGTCTTCCGCGGCCGCAAGCGCATGGACATCAAGGTAACGCTGGGCGATGCGCGCGACCAGCAGGGACGCGGCCAGACGACTTAG
- a CDS encoding bifunctional 5,10-methylenetetrahydrofolate dehydrogenase/5,10-methenyltetrahydrofolate cyclohydrolase, whose product MKNPHVLDGVAIASEIKAEVAHEVAGLSKKGIVPGLAVVLVGEVPASQIYVRSKVKTCGELGIYSEMLTPPESITTDEMLAIVAELNAREDIDGILIQLPLPKHVDTKRLLEAISPDKDVDGFHPVNAGRLQSGQPGLQPCTPAGIIEILKRSKLPIAGQNAVVVGRSDIVGKPAALLLLNESATVTVCHSKTRDLPAVTRNADILVAAIGRPGYVTPEMVKAGATLIDVGINRLTDAADVDRYFAGDAERAATFAKRGSVIVGDIHPAAFAISGAYTPVPGGVGALTIAMLMHNTVKAARLRRGIAVESI is encoded by the coding sequence ATGAAAAATCCCCATGTACTGGACGGAGTCGCCATCGCCTCCGAGATCAAGGCCGAGGTCGCCCACGAGGTCGCCGGCCTGAGCAAAAAGGGCATCGTCCCTGGACTCGCCGTTGTTCTGGTCGGCGAGGTTCCCGCATCCCAGATCTACGTTCGCAGCAAGGTCAAGACCTGCGGCGAGCTGGGCATCTACAGCGAGATGCTGACACCGCCTGAATCCATCACCACGGACGAGATGCTGGCCATCGTCGCCGAGCTGAATGCACGCGAAGATATTGACGGCATCCTGATCCAGCTTCCGCTGCCGAAGCACGTCGACACGAAGCGGCTGCTCGAAGCGATCTCACCGGACAAAGACGTCGACGGCTTCCATCCGGTAAATGCAGGCCGTTTGCAAAGTGGCCAGCCCGGGCTGCAGCCATGCACGCCGGCGGGCATCATCGAGATCTTGAAGCGCAGCAAGCTGCCGATCGCCGGGCAGAACGCGGTGGTCGTCGGACGCTCGGACATCGTGGGCAAGCCTGCCGCGCTGCTGCTGTTGAACGAATCGGCCACGGTAACGGTGTGCCACAGCAAGACGCGCGATCTGCCTGCGGTGACGCGCAATGCCGACATCCTGGTCGCCGCTATCGGACGCCCGGGGTACGTGACGCCGGAGATGGTGAAGGCCGGTGCAACGCTGATCGACGTCGGCATCAACCGCCTGACGGATGCGGCGGATGTCGATCGTTACTTCGCCGGAGATGCGGAACGGGCTGCAACGTTCGCGAAGCGCGGCTCGGTGATCGTCGGCGACATTCATCCAGCGGCGTTTGCCATCTCGGGGGCGTATACGCCGGTTCCGGGAGGCGTCGGCGCGCTCACCATCGCCATGCTCATGCACAACACGGTCAAAGCAGCCAGGCTGCGCCGCGGCATCGCCGTAGAGAGCATCTAA
- the purM gene encoding phosphoribosylformylglycinamidine cyclo-ligase, giving the protein MNLPTSDAASAETKLKPKQTKAAAKKSVSYVDAGVDISAADKSKHRIKMLARKTFNKHVLSEIGGFGGLFSLDLEKFPNPVLVSSADGVGTKLKVAFDLGIHHTVGQDLVNHCVNDIAVQGATPLFFLDYLATGKLENSVVETVVQGISDACRANGCALIGGETAQMPGFYAEGEYDLAGTIIGAVSRDKIITGDGIQVGDILLGIPSNGLHTNGYSLARKLLFEVAKYGPDQYVNELKDKTGASLMRVHRSYLAIIKKLTNGEVVSGMAHITGGGITENLPRIIPKGMGAQVDLASWQVPPLFEHLQKLGNVERDEMLRTFNMGIGLIVVIPAEKVKKAKAILNRANERFHIIGRIVRGERKVSYN; this is encoded by the coding sequence GTGAACTTGCCCACCTCTGATGCGGCCTCTGCCGAAACCAAGCTCAAGCCGAAGCAGACGAAAGCCGCTGCGAAGAAGTCTGTCAGCTACGTCGATGCCGGCGTCGACATCTCGGCCGCCGATAAGTCCAAGCATCGCATCAAGATGCTGGCTCGCAAGACCTTCAACAAGCATGTGCTTTCAGAGATCGGCGGTTTTGGCGGCCTCTTCTCGCTAGATCTCGAGAAGTTCCCAAACCCCGTGCTGGTCTCCTCGGCCGATGGCGTCGGCACCAAGCTGAAGGTCGCCTTCGACCTCGGCATCCATCACACCGTCGGGCAGGATCTCGTCAACCACTGCGTCAACGACATCGCGGTGCAGGGCGCGACGCCGTTGTTCTTCCTCGACTATCTTGCTACCGGTAAGCTCGAGAACTCCGTCGTCGAGACGGTCGTACAGGGCATCTCGGACGCGTGCCGCGCCAATGGCTGCGCGCTGATTGGCGGGGAAACCGCGCAGATGCCCGGCTTCTACGCCGAGGGCGAATACGACCTCGCCGGCACCATTATCGGCGCTGTAAGCCGCGACAAGATCATTACCGGTGACGGTATTCAGGTGGGCGACATCCTTCTGGGGATTCCGTCGAACGGGCTGCACACCAACGGCTACTCGCTGGCCCGCAAGCTGTTGTTCGAAGTGGCGAAGTACGGCCCCGACCAGTACGTCAACGAGCTGAAGGATAAGACCGGTGCATCGCTGATGCGCGTCCATCGCAGTTATCTTGCCATTATCAAGAAGCTGACCAACGGTGAGGTCGTCAGCGGCATGGCGCACATCACCGGCGGCGGTATTACGGAAAATCTGCCACGCATCATCCCCAAGGGCATGGGTGCGCAGGTCGATCTCGCCTCCTGGCAGGTTCCGCCGCTCTTCGAGCACCTGCAGAAGCTTGGCAACGTCGAGCGCGATGAGATGCTACGTACCTTCAACATGGGCATCGGCCTGATCGTCGTGATCCCGGCGGAAAAGGTGAAGAAGGCCAAGGCGATCCTCAACCGCGCCAACGAACGTTTCCACATCATCGGACGCATCGTGCGCGGCGAGCGCAAGGTCAGCTACAACTAG
- a CDS encoding DUF1810 domain-containing protein, producing MSPSLSTPEFSGADKYDLERFVVAQEGIYERAYTELQSGSKRSHWMWFIFPQIRGLGLSEMSVRYAISSLDEARAYLEHRVLGARLRKITETVAALNGRTAEQIFGYPDDMKFHSCMTLFARAANEESIFEIALGRYFNGAMDAETLKRLSCL from the coding sequence ATGAGTCCATCCCTCTCCACGCCGGAATTTTCGGGCGCTGACAAATACGATCTTGAGCGCTTCGTCGTAGCCCAGGAGGGCATTTACGAGCGCGCTTATACGGAATTGCAGAGCGGAAGCAAGCGCAGCCACTGGATGTGGTTCATCTTTCCGCAGATTCGCGGGCTTGGTTTGAGCGAGATGTCGGTGCGTTACGCCATCTCGTCGCTCGACGAGGCCAGGGCTTACCTGGAGCACCGTGTGCTGGGGGCGAGACTACGCAAGATCACGGAGACGGTCGCCGCGCTCAATGGCAGGACCGCGGAGCAGATCTTCGGCTATCCCGACGATATGAAGTTTCATTCCTGCATGACGTTGTTTGCCAGGGCGGCCAACGAAGAATCGATCTTTGAGATCGCGCTTGGGCGTTACTTCAACGGAGCGATGGACGCCGAGACGCTGAAGCGTCTTAGCTGCTTGTAG
- the purN gene encoding phosphoribosylglycinamide formyltransferase: MKKLGILLSGRGSNFLAIHRALADGRIPGAEIAVVLSNKPDAPGLEAARSLGLVAQAIPQQGKGPEARAAHDASMIAALTDYEVDLVCLAGYMRIITPAFVEAFPNRILNVHPSLLPAFPGLDAQHQAFDYGAKVAGCTVHFVDEAVDHGVIILQKAVPVVDTDTAETLSARILEQEHIAYPEAIARVLSGNYRIEGRRYLPVG; encoded by the coding sequence ATGAAAAAACTAGGTATCCTTCTCTCCGGCAGAGGCTCGAACTTCCTTGCCATCCACCGCGCTCTTGCCGACGGTCGCATCCCAGGCGCCGAGATCGCTGTGGTGCTTTCGAACAAACCCGATGCTCCGGGGCTTGAAGCGGCGCGTTCCCTCGGCCTCGTGGCGCAGGCCATCCCGCAGCAGGGCAAAGGGCCTGAGGCTCGTGCAGCGCACGATGCCAGCATGATCGCCGCGCTTACCGACTATGAGGTCGATCTCGTCTGCCTTGCCGGATACATGCGCATCATCACGCCAGCCTTCGTGGAGGCCTTCCCGAACCGTATTCTCAATGTGCATCCGTCGCTGCTGCCGGCGTTCCCGGGGCTCGATGCACAGCACCAGGCGTTCGATTACGGCGCAAAAGTTGCCGGTTGCACGGTGCACTTCGTCGACGAGGCCGTCGATCACGGCGTCATCATCCTGCAGAAGGCCGTCCCTGTCGTCGACACGGACACAGCCGAGACGCTCTCCGCACGCATTCTTGAGCAGGAGCACATCGCCTACCCTGAAGCGATTGCCCGCGTGCTCAGCGGCAACTACCGCATTGAGGGACGGCGGTATCTGCCTGTCGGCTGA
- the coaE gene encoding dephospho-CoA kinase (Dephospho-CoA kinase (CoaE) performs the final step in coenzyme A biosynthesis.), translating to MLRVGLTGGLGSGKSTVARMLALSGAYILNADEIARGLMQPGEAVYNAIIEHFGPGVMFADGSLNRGELARLAFAEGRVEELNAIVHPETIARQAAMIAEIAERSPTAVVVVESALIFETKHGEMKPGETKPNETVPPWRTRFDCIVLVTASDETKIERFVQRMAAGEPLTAERREELAAEARRRLAQQMPDDKKMELSDFILFNDGEIGELEEQVDELWPVLRYAAANTP from the coding sequence ATGCTTCGTGTTGGACTGACAGGAGGCTTAGGCAGCGGAAAGTCCACGGTTGCACGCATGCTGGCGTTGAGCGGGGCTTATATTCTGAACGCCGACGAGATCGCCCGTGGGCTGATGCAGCCCGGCGAGGCGGTTTACAACGCCATCATCGAACACTTTGGCCCCGGCGTAATGTTTGCCGATGGCAGCCTGAATCGTGGAGAGCTGGCACGGCTGGCATTTGCCGAAGGACGCGTCGAGGAACTGAACGCAATCGTCCATCCCGAAACGATTGCCAGGCAGGCCGCGATGATCGCGGAAATTGCCGAGCGGTCCCCGACCGCCGTAGTTGTGGTCGAATCGGCTTTGATCTTCGAGACAAAGCATGGCGAAATGAAACCCGGCGAGACGAAACCCAACGAAACCGTTCCGCCTTGGCGGACCCGCTTCGATTGCATCGTGCTGGTCACGGCATCGGACGAGACCAAGATCGAGCGCTTCGTGCAGCGCATGGCCGCCGGAGAGCCGCTGACTGCCGAGCGCCGCGAAGAGCTTGCCGCTGAAGCCCGGCGGCGGCTGGCGCAGCAGATGCCCGACGACAAAAAGATGGAGCTGAGCGACTTTATCCTCTTCAACGACGGCGAGATCGGCGAGCTAGAGGAGCAGGTGGACGAACTTTGGCCGGTACTCCGCTACGCCGCGGCAAACACTCCATGA
- the hemL gene encoding glutamate-1-semialdehyde 2,1-aminomutase: MPLPLNRSRQLQQRAESLLPGGVDSPVRAFRSVGGDPPFVTRAEGAYLYDEDGNRYVDMFGSWGPMILGHAFPPVVEAIREAAGRSASFGASTAAEADLALMVQECFPSIEKLRFVNSGTEACMTAIRLARGFTGRNFVIKFEGCYHGHSDSLLVKAGSGVATLGIPGSAGVPAETAMHTLALPFNDLEAVRAAFAARPKEIACIIVEPVVGNAGAIAPLPGYLNGLRDIAHRHGALLILDEVMTGFRLSLGGAQRLYDIKPDLTTLGKIIGGGLPCAAFGGRAEIMNYLAPLGPVYQAGTLSGNPLAMAAGIATLQHLIENEQAIYPQLQKTTEAIATGVAAIAREAGVPLMTNQVGSMFTWFFTSNMVTNFASASTSDTAAFGRFHRAMLEAGVWLPPSQFEAAFVSTAHGPAEVKAILDAALRSLQTS, encoded by the coding sequence ATGCCGCTACCTCTCAATCGCTCCCGCCAGCTGCAGCAACGCGCCGAATCCCTCTTGCCGGGCGGAGTCGATTCGCCTGTCCGCGCCTTTCGCTCTGTAGGCGGCGATCCGCCGTTCGTAACGCGTGCCGAGGGTGCCTATCTGTACGACGAGGACGGCAACCGTTACGTGGACATGTTCGGCTCGTGGGGGCCGATGATTCTCGGCCACGCATTTCCGCCAGTAGTGGAAGCGATTCGTGAGGCAGCGGGCCGCAGCGCGAGTTTTGGCGCTTCGACCGCAGCCGAGGCAGACCTCGCCCTCATGGTGCAGGAGTGTTTCCCCTCCATCGAGAAGCTGCGTTTCGTGAACTCAGGCACCGAGGCCTGCATGACCGCCATCCGGCTGGCGCGCGGATTTACAGGTCGCAACTTCGTCATCAAATTCGAGGGCTGCTATCACGGTCACTCGGACTCCCTGCTGGTGAAAGCCGGCTCAGGCGTAGCAACACTCGGCATTCCCGGCTCAGCGGGTGTTCCGGCAGAAACGGCAATGCATACGCTGGCGCTGCCATTCAACGATTTGGAAGCCGTACGCGCAGCATTTGCGGCGCGCCCAAAAGAGATCGCCTGCATCATCGTCGAGCCGGTGGTCGGCAACGCGGGCGCCATCGCCCCACTACCCGGCTATCTGAACGGCCTGCGCGATATCGCGCACCGGCACGGCGCGCTGCTGATTCTGGATGAGGTAATGACCGGCTTCCGGCTCTCGCTGGGCGGTGCGCAGAGGCTCTATGACATCAAGCCTGACCTGACGACGCTGGGCAAGATCATTGGCGGCGGCCTGCCGTGCGCTGCGTTCGGCGGACGCGCGGAGATCATGAACTATCTCGCTCCGCTTGGCCCTGTCTATCAGGCAGGGACGCTGAGCGGCAACCCGCTGGCGATGGCCGCGGGCATTGCCACACTCCAGCACCTGATCGAGAACGAACAGGCGATCTATCCTCAGCTTCAGAAGACGACAGAAGCCATCGCGACAGGTGTCGCTGCGATTGCACGCGAAGCAGGCGTACCGCTGATGACGAATCAGGTGGGCTCGATGTTCACATGGTTCTTCACCAGCAATATGGTGACGAACTTCGCATCGGCATCAACATCAGATACGGCAGCCTTCGGCCGCTTCCACCGCGCCATGCTCGAAGCCGGGGTCTGGCTGCCGCCCAGCCAGTTTGAGGCGGCGTTCGTCTCCACAGCGCATGGCCCCGCTGAAGTAAAGGCGATCCTCGACGCTGCGCTCAGATCGTTGCAAACCAGCTAA
- a CDS encoding creatininase family protein, with amino-acid sequence MTGLLRRTCTYGAGALLALATTFSSAQSQTKLSAHWEELTGPDFIAAIKQAQGTCILPIGILEKHGPHLPIGSDLLNARYTALHAAEQQYTVVFPEYYFGQIAEARQEPGTVSYSRELQLALMQATTDEMARNGCKKILIINGHGGNNHLLPYFIQTQLDKPHDYVVYLFDQRVPPTGGPAKKTTNDQHAGESETSKLMIVRPDLVHPERANAESGADQHHQNLPDGVYTAIWWYARFPDHYAGDGSAASRELGEFQMKWWVDSVAKVLAAIKADDVSLKLQNEFFEKTSHPLDTPQ; translated from the coding sequence ATGACCGGACTACTCCGCAGAACATGCACATACGGCGCTGGTGCGCTTCTGGCGCTTGCAACAACTTTCTCTTCGGCGCAGTCGCAGACGAAGCTCTCTGCACATTGGGAGGAGCTGACCGGCCCAGATTTCATCGCAGCCATCAAGCAGGCACAGGGCACGTGCATTCTGCCCATCGGCATTCTTGAAAAACATGGACCGCATCTTCCCATCGGCTCCGACCTGCTGAACGCACGCTACACCGCGCTGCATGCAGCGGAACAGCAATACACCGTCGTCTTTCCCGAATACTATTTCGGCCAGATCGCCGAGGCGCGGCAGGAACCCGGCACCGTCTCCTACAGCCGCGAGCTGCAGCTGGCGCTGATGCAGGCCACCACCGACGAGATGGCGCGCAACGGCTGCAAGAAGATCCTGATCATCAACGGCCACGGCGGCAACAATCATCTGCTCCCCTATTTCATCCAGACACAGCTGGATAAGCCACACGATTACGTCGTCTATCTCTTCGACCAGCGTGTGCCTCCCACAGGCGGCCCTGCGAAGAAGACAACGAACGACCAGCACGCCGGCGAGAGCGAAACTTCGAAACTGATGATCGTGCGGCCTGATCTGGTGCATCCTGAGCGGGCCAATGCGGAGTCCGGCGCAGACCAGCATCACCAGAACCTGCCCGACGGTGTCTACACCGCAATCTGGTGGTATGCGCGCTTCCCCGATCACTACGCCGGAGACGGCTCCGCCGCATCACGCGAACTGGGAGAGTTCCAGATGAAGTGGTGGGTAGACTCCGTCGCGAAGGTGCTTGCCGCCATCAAAGCCGACGATGTAAGCCTGAAGCTGCAGAACGAGTTCTTCGAAAAGACTTCGCATCCGCTCGATACGCCGCAGTAA
- a CDS encoding heme-binding domain-containing protein has protein sequence MKPSGSTRIAVCAAAVFILLFAALQLVRPRIENPPVTADLAAPLEVKQILRNSCYNCHSNETQLPWFDRLAPASWLVANDIKEARRHLNFSEIGNLPAAQQKATLYEVVNQVQLGAMPLPQYLLIHPHARVSAEDLAVLKDYLNPSAPPAAPDDAAKATADTQYDKWIQVSSRTLTVQPELNGIAYIPDYKNWKVVSTTDRFDNHTLRVIFGNDVAIRAIAEHRINPWPDGTIFAKTAWAQQVDANGDTRSGAFIQVEFMIKDSAKYASTKGWGYARWRGMDLKPYGKDADFANECVGCHNPVRRNDYVYSFPLSGQQ, from the coding sequence ATGAAGCCATCCGGCAGCACGCGAATAGCTGTCTGTGCAGCAGCAGTCTTCATCCTTCTGTTTGCTGCACTGCAACTGGTGCGGCCACGCATCGAGAATCCTCCTGTCACCGCCGATCTCGCGGCCCCGCTCGAGGTGAAACAGATCCTGCGAAACTCCTGCTACAACTGCCATTCCAACGAGACGCAACTGCCGTGGTTTGATCGTCTTGCGCCTGCGTCGTGGCTGGTCGCCAACGATATCAAGGAAGCTCGGCGCCATCTCAACTTCTCTGAGATCGGCAACCTGCCCGCCGCGCAGCAGAAGGCCACGCTGTATGAGGTGGTCAATCAGGTTCAGCTCGGTGCGATGCCTCTGCCGCAGTATCTTCTGATCCATCCACATGCCCGTGTCTCCGCCGAAGACCTTGCCGTGTTGAAGGATTATCTGAATCCGTCGGCGCCTCCTGCCGCTCCGGATGACGCCGCGAAAGCGACAGCCGATACGCAATACGACAAGTGGATTCAAGTGAGCAGCCGTACGCTCACCGTTCAGCCTGAGCTGAACGGCATCGCCTACATCCCCGACTACAAGAACTGGAAGGTCGTCAGCACGACGGACCGCTTCGACAATCACACACTCCGCGTCATCTTCGGCAATGACGTCGCCATCCGCGCCATCGCCGAGCACAGGATCAACCCGTGGCCCGACGGCACCATCTTTGCGAAGACAGCATGGGCGCAGCAGGTGGACGCCAACGGCGACACCAGGAGCGGAGCCTTCATCCAGGTGGAATTCATGATCAAAGACAGCGCAAAATACGCCTCCACCAAGGGCTGGGGATACGCACGCTGGCGCGGTATGGACCTGAAGCCTTACGGCAAAGATGCCGACTTCGCCAACGAATGCGTTGGTTGCCACAATCCCGTTCGTCGCAACGATTACGTCTACAGCTTCCCGCTCAGCGGGCAACAGTGA
- a CDS encoding thiol-disulfide oxidoreductase DCC family protein, which yields MTQADRAKIAQHPILLYDGVCALCNGSVRFVLRHDAQGWILFAPLESDIARELLEGEQVPEGMALVTSPFRATQRIYWRSDAALEVLRLLGWNGLARLLQLVPRPLREAVYGLVARMRYKVFGRYDVCPLPAPAQRERFLGF from the coding sequence ATGACTCAGGCCGACCGCGCAAAGATCGCACAACATCCTATCCTGCTGTACGACGGCGTCTGCGCGCTGTGCAACGGATCGGTGCGGTTCGTGCTCAGGCACGATGCGCAGGGGTGGATTCTCTTCGCTCCGTTGGAGAGCGACATCGCGCGCGAACTTCTTGAGGGAGAACAGGTTCCTGAAGGCATGGCGCTCGTCACCTCTCCATTCAGAGCAACGCAACGCATCTACTGGCGCTCCGATGCGGCCCTTGAAGTGTTACGGCTGCTCGGCTGGAATGGTCTCGCCCGCCTGCTGCAGCTTGTACCGCGCCCGTTGCGAGAGGCGGTTTACGGTCTGGTGGCGCGGATGCGCTACAAGGTCTTCGGACGCTACGATGTCTGCCCTCTTCCCGCGCCGGCGCAGCGGGAGCGGTTTCTCGGCTTCTGA
- a CDS encoding polysaccharide deacetylase family protein: MNLRIDAFGLAASLAPSAELWGASALAAVAAGGTLAWAALSPGSQLFGRTLIAPARPHELALTYDDGPNPAATPQLLEVLARHGVKATFFLIGGFATQCPALVREIVQAGHLIGNHTMTHPWLAWQSERRIREELMGASAAIEDVIGEKVSWFRAPHGARRPVVLQVAREMGMTPVQWNAMGYDWRTITGDEIASHVQRGVERNQRGGRGSNILLHDGGHLGLGASRLESVKATELLIERYRASRFVTVDAWL; the protein is encoded by the coding sequence ATGAATCTGCGGATCGATGCGTTTGGGTTAGCTGCGAGTCTTGCTCCTTCTGCGGAACTGTGGGGAGCTTCGGCGCTTGCTGCAGTGGCGGCCGGGGGAACTCTGGCGTGGGCCGCGCTTTCGCCGGGGTCACAGCTCTTCGGCCGTACGCTCATTGCTCCAGCACGTCCGCATGAGCTTGCGCTGACCTATGACGACGGGCCGAATCCGGCTGCGACGCCGCAGCTGCTTGAAGTGCTTGCGCGGCACGGAGTCAAGGCGACCTTCTTTCTGATTGGCGGGTTTGCGACGCAGTGTCCCGCGCTAGTACGCGAGATTGTGCAGGCCGGACACCTGATCGGCAATCACACCATGACGCATCCGTGGCTCGCGTGGCAGAGCGAGCGGAGGATTCGCGAGGAGCTGATGGGGGCAAGCGCCGCCATTGAAGATGTCATTGGCGAGAAGGTGAGCTGGTTCCGTGCTCCGCATGGGGCACGGCGGCCTGTCGTGCTGCAGGTTGCGCGCGAGATGGGCATGACGCCGGTGCAGTGGAATGCGATGGGCTACGACTGGCGCACGATCACCGGCGACGAGATCGCGAGTCATGTGCAGCGTGGCGTCGAGCGCAATCAACGCGGTGGACGCGGCAGCAACATCTTGCTGCACGATGGCGGACACCTTGGCCTGGGCGCATCGCGGCTGGAGTCTGTCAAAGCCACCGAGCTGCTGATTGAGCGCTACCGTGCTTCACGCTTCGTTACCGTGGATGCGTGGCTCTAG